The following proteins are co-located in the Candidatus Cloacimonadota bacterium genome:
- the cas5b gene encoding type I-B CRISPR-associated protein Cas5, which produces MDFVVFDVWADYAQFKKPFTTMSPQTFSIPTGTAIIGLISAIVGLDKNEYWSYFPENSFQMAVGVREVIKKVVIPINTLKTTSLKHFYRFEQHKQTTMEFIKDGKFRVWFAWNDEANFSQLLENLRNHESYYTASLGLAWNIADFKYVGLFEGRSFETDDDFIDISSTIPKRLIGDDEEIDFENRKIFINNIPVRMKSDNSRIVEHYDEYLFDSEGKNIRAKIGNVLEVGGEYIIPL; this is translated from the coding sequence ATGGATTTTGTGGTATTTGACGTTTGGGCAGATTATGCTCAATTCAAAAAACCATTTACAACAATGTCTCCACAGACTTTTAGTATTCCCACCGGAACAGCTATTATTGGTTTGATTTCTGCGATCGTCGGACTGGATAAAAACGAATATTGGAGTTATTTTCCAGAAAATTCTTTTCAAATGGCTGTAGGTGTGCGTGAAGTGATAAAAAAAGTTGTCATACCGATCAATACTCTAAAGACGACCAGTCTAAAGCATTTTTATCGTTTTGAACAACACAAACAAACAACAATGGAGTTTATCAAGGACGGTAAATTCAGAGTGTGGTTTGCCTGGAATGATGAAGCCAATTTTTCACAATTACTTGAAAACTTGAGAAATCACGAATCATATTATACTGCCTCTTTAGGATTGGCATGGAATATTGCAGATTTTAAATATGTCGGATTATTTGAAGGCAGGAGCTTTGAAACTGATGATGACTTCATCGATATTAGTTCCACAATTCCAAAACGTTTGATTGGAGATGATGAAGAAATTGATTTTGAGAATAGAAAAATATTTATCAATAATATTCCCGTTCGCATGAAATCAGACAATAGTAGAATAGTGGAGCATTATGATGAATATCTATTTGATAGCGAGGGTAAAAATATTCGTGCAAAAATAGGAAATGTCTTAGAAGTAGGAGGTGAATATATCATTCCATTATAA